One window from the genome of Serinibacter salmoneus encodes:
- the pdxS gene encoding pyridoxal 5'-phosphate synthase lyase subunit PdxS, with translation MTTSTPSAGADPRSAHGTTRVKRGMADMLKGGVIMDVVTPDQARIAEDAGAVAVMALERVPADIRAQGGVSRMSDPDMIDGIVAAVSIPVMAKARIGHFVEAQVLQSLGVDYIDESEVLTPADYAHHIDKWAFTVPFVCGATNLGEALRRIGEGAAMIRSKGEAGTGDVSNATTHMRTIRGEIRRLSSLAEDELYLAAKELGAPLPLVAEVARTGALPVVLFTAGGIATPADAAMMMQLGADGVFVGSGIFKSGDPAKRAAAIVQATTFHDDPDVIANVSRGLGEAMVGINVDEVPQPHRLAERGW, from the coding sequence ATGACCACCTCGACCCCGTCGGCCGGCGCCGACCCCCGGTCCGCTCACGGCACCACGCGCGTCAAGCGCGGCATGGCGGACATGCTCAAGGGCGGCGTCATCATGGACGTCGTCACGCCCGATCAGGCGCGGATCGCCGAGGATGCCGGTGCCGTGGCCGTGATGGCCCTGGAGCGAGTCCCCGCGGACATCCGCGCCCAGGGCGGCGTCTCCCGGATGAGCGACCCCGACATGATCGACGGCATCGTGGCTGCGGTCTCGATCCCCGTGATGGCCAAGGCCCGGATCGGGCACTTCGTCGAGGCGCAGGTCCTGCAGAGCCTGGGCGTGGACTACATCGACGAGTCCGAGGTCCTCACCCCCGCCGACTACGCCCACCACATCGACAAGTGGGCCTTCACCGTGCCGTTCGTGTGCGGCGCCACGAACCTCGGCGAGGCACTTCGTCGGATCGGGGAGGGCGCCGCGATGATCCGCTCCAAGGGGGAGGCCGGCACCGGGGACGTGTCCAACGCGACGACGCACATGCGGACGATCCGCGGGGAGATCCGGCGCCTGAGTTCCCTGGCCGAGGACGAGTTGTACCTCGCTGCCAAGGAACTGGGCGCGCCGCTGCCGCTGGTGGCCGAGGTCGCGCGGACCGGCGCGCTGCCAGTGGTGCTGTTCACGGCCGGTGGGATCGCCACCCCCGCGGACGCGGCCATGATGATGCAACTGGGCGCCGACGGGGTGTTCGTGGGGTCGGGGATCTTCAAGTCCGGCGACCCGGCCAAGCGCGCAGCGGCGATCGTGCAGGCCACGACGTTCCATGACGACCCCGACGTGATCGCGAACGTCTCCCGAGGCCTGGGGGAGGCGATGGTGGGGATCAACGTGGACGAGGTCCCGCAGCCTCATCGCCTGGCCGAGCGGGGCTGGTGA
- a CDS encoding NUDIX hydrolase → MSYSRLGPDWVRGADGLRERRAARVIVLDERGRVLLVRGHDDDQPDRTWWFTVGGGIEPGESEREAAVRELAEETGLRLDAEHLIGPVLTRSAVFDFFSEHCRQHEAIFLARVPGTAALSVSGWTALEREVVDELAWWEPGDLREASVEVFPAGLADLVADLHAGWDGVTRHLSEERGGQA, encoded by the coding sequence GTGAGCTACTCCCGGCTCGGTCCGGACTGGGTGCGCGGCGCGGACGGGCTGCGCGAGCGCCGCGCGGCCCGGGTGATCGTGCTGGACGAGCGCGGCCGGGTGCTCCTGGTGCGCGGCCACGACGACGACCAGCCCGACCGCACCTGGTGGTTCACGGTGGGCGGCGGGATCGAGCCCGGGGAGAGCGAACGGGAGGCGGCCGTGCGCGAGCTCGCCGAGGAGACCGGACTGCGGCTGGACGCGGAGCACCTCATCGGGCCCGTGCTGACACGCTCGGCGGTGTTCGACTTCTTCTCCGAGCACTGCCGGCAGCACGAGGCGATCTTCCTGGCGCGGGTGCCAGGCACCGCCGCCTTGAGCGTGTCTGGGTGGACCGCGCTGGAGCGTGAGGTCGTGGACGAACTGGCGTGGTGGGAACCCGGGGACCTGCGGGAGGCGAGTGTGGAGGTGTTCCCGGCCGGCCTCGCGGATCTCGTGGCGGACCTGCACGCCGGCTGGGACGGCGTGACCCGGCACCTGAGCGAGGAGCGAGGAGGACAGGCATGA
- the pdxT gene encoding pyridoxal 5'-phosphate synthase glutaminase subunit PdxT, protein MTGRTIGVLALQGDVAEHVRAVEALGETAVPVRRERELARIDGLILPGGESSTIEKLLRRLELFAPLRDALRGGLPAYGSCAGMILLAEEIQDAITGQTGLGGIPMTVRRNAFGRQVDSFEADLVAPALTGDPAPIRAVFIRAPWVERVGEGVEVLARLPDGGPAAGRIVAIRAGVLMATSFHPEVSGDLRVHREFARLVRGVG, encoded by the coding sequence ATGACCGGTCGCACCATCGGTGTCCTCGCGCTGCAGGGTGACGTCGCCGAGCACGTGCGTGCCGTGGAGGCCCTCGGCGAGACGGCGGTGCCGGTGCGCCGCGAGCGTGAGCTCGCCCGGATCGACGGACTGATCCTGCCCGGTGGTGAGTCCTCCACGATCGAGAAGCTCCTGCGCCGGCTGGAACTGTTCGCCCCGCTGCGTGATGCGCTGCGAGGTGGTCTGCCCGCCTACGGCTCGTGCGCGGGGATGATCCTGCTGGCCGAGGAGATCCAGGACGCGATCACCGGCCAGACGGGCCTGGGAGGGATCCCGATGACGGTGCGCCGCAACGCGTTCGGGCGGCAGGTGGACTCCTTCGAGGCCGATCTGGTGGCTCCGGCGCTCACGGGGGATCCCGCACCGATCCGCGCGGTCTTCATCCGCGCTCCCTGGGTGGAACGGGTGGGTGAGGGCGTGGAGGTGCTCGCGCGCCTCCCGGATGGCGGCCCGGCCGCGGGTAGGATCGTCGCGATCCGTGCGGGTGTGCTGATGGCCACCTCCTTCCACCCGGAGGTGTCCGGTGATCTGCGCGTGCACCGCGAGTTCGCCAGGCTGGTGCGAGGTGTCGGATGA
- a CDS encoding YebC/PmpR family DNA-binding transcriptional regulator, giving the protein MSGHSKWATTKHKKAAIDAKRGKLFAKLIKNIEVAARTGGGDPAGNPTLFDAIQKAKKSSVPNDNIERAVKRGSGAEAGGADYETIMYEGYAPGGVAVLVECLTDNRNRAASDVRLAFTRSGGSLADPGSVSYLFSRRGVVVVPKTDGLTEDDVLMAVLDAGAEEVNDLGESFEVLSAATDFLAVRQAVQEAGLDYDSAEAQFVPSVEVEVDVEGARKVMRLIDALEDSDDVQNVFSNVDASDEVMAQLDEE; this is encoded by the coding sequence ATGTCGGGTCACTCCAAGTGGGCCACTACCAAGCACAAGAAGGCGGCGATCGACGCCAAGCGCGGGAAGCTGTTCGCCAAGCTCATCAAGAACATCGAGGTGGCGGCGCGTACCGGCGGTGGGGACCCGGCGGGTAACCCCACGTTGTTCGACGCGATCCAGAAGGCGAAGAAGTCCAGCGTTCCCAATGACAACATCGAGCGTGCCGTCAAACGCGGCTCCGGGGCCGAGGCGGGCGGGGCCGACTACGAGACCATCATGTACGAGGGTTACGCGCCCGGCGGTGTCGCGGTGCTCGTGGAGTGCCTGACCGACAACCGCAACCGTGCGGCCTCGGACGTGCGGCTTGCCTTCACGCGCAGTGGCGGGAGCCTCGCCGACCCGGGAAGCGTCTCCTATCTCTTCTCCCGCCGCGGTGTGGTGGTGGTCCCCAAGACGGACGGGCTCACCGAGGACGACGTGCTGATGGCGGTCCTGGACGCCGGCGCGGAGGAGGTCAACGACCTCGGGGAGTCCTTCGAGGTGCTCAGTGCCGCCACGGATTTCCTCGCGGTGCGACAGGCCGTCCAGGAGGCGGGTCTGGACTACGACTCCGCGGAGGCGCAGTTCGTACCGTCGGTGGAGGTCGAGGTGGATGTGGAGGGAGCCCGCAAGGTGATGCGCCTGATCGACGCGCTGGAGGACTCCGACGACGTCCAGAACGTCTTCTCCAACGTCGACGCCTCCGACGAGGTCATGGCGCAGCTCGACGAGGAGTGA
- the ruvC gene encoding crossover junction endodeoxyribonuclease RuvC: MTILGVDPGLTRCGLAAVYATPDRAVRIRDVGVATSEPGEELAARLVRVADEIEAWLDRLQPDAVAVERVFAQSNVSTVASTAQVAGLAMVAAQRRGLPVTLHTPSEVKAAVTGNGRAGKEQVATMVARILGVDKVPRPADATDALALAICHAWRGSPATGVSEGSGDGTAAQRAWREAARRAARSPRRVAAARPTVGR, from the coding sequence CTGACCATTCTCGGCGTCGACCCGGGCCTGACGCGATGCGGGCTCGCGGCGGTGTACGCGACTCCCGACCGTGCGGTGCGGATCCGCGATGTCGGTGTGGCGACCTCGGAGCCGGGGGAGGAACTGGCGGCGCGGTTGGTGCGGGTGGCGGACGAGATCGAGGCATGGCTCGACCGATTGCAACCGGACGCCGTGGCCGTGGAGCGGGTGTTCGCCCAGTCCAACGTCAGCACGGTGGCATCCACCGCGCAGGTGGCGGGCCTGGCGATGGTGGCCGCCCAGCGCCGCGGCCTGCCCGTGACGCTGCACACCCCGAGCGAGGTGAAGGCCGCGGTGACCGGCAACGGCCGGGCGGGCAAGGAACAGGTGGCGACCATGGTGGCCCGCATCCTGGGAGTGGACAAGGTCCCGCGACCCGCGGACGCGACCGATGCCTTGGCGCTCGCGATCTGTCACGCCTGGCGCGGCTCACCCGCCACGGGAGTCAGCGAGGGATCCGGGGACGGGACGGCGGCGCAGCGCGCCTGGCGCGAGGCGGCGCGACGCGCGGCGCGATCACCTCGGCGCGTCGCGGCGGCGCGACCCACCGTGGGACGTTAG
- the ruvA gene encoding Holliday junction branch migration protein RuvA, producing MIALVQGEVRAVGLDHAVLLTSGVGMRVLATPATLASLRVGQECELHTSLVVREDSLTLYGFSDADEREVFETLQSVSGVGPRLALAVLAVHTPETLRFAVAQEDLAALVRVPGIGRKGASRLVLELGDKLGPPSTLAGAHAPGGEGEGPSGPAGSGASADSPSTPGVEADVAEALVGLGWPSKAASDAVAGVLERGDAPIQDAAAVLRAALQSLASPGR from the coding sequence ATGATCGCGCTGGTGCAGGGTGAGGTGAGGGCGGTCGGCCTCGACCACGCCGTGCTGCTGACCTCGGGGGTCGGGATGCGCGTGCTCGCCACCCCGGCGACCCTGGCGTCCCTGCGGGTGGGCCAGGAGTGCGAACTGCACACCTCCCTCGTGGTCCGGGAGGACTCCCTGACGCTGTACGGCTTCTCGGACGCGGACGAGCGGGAGGTGTTCGAGACCCTGCAGTCCGTCTCGGGTGTCGGGCCCCGCCTCGCCCTGGCGGTGCTCGCGGTGCACACCCCGGAGACGCTGCGCTTCGCGGTGGCGCAGGAGGACCTCGCCGCCCTCGTGCGGGTGCCTGGTATCGGACGCAAGGGGGCGAGCCGACTGGTCCTGGAACTCGGCGACAAGCTCGGCCCGCCGAGCACCCTGGCCGGTGCGCATGCGCCTGGTGGCGAGGGCGAGGGCCCGTCGGGTCCCGCCGGGTCCGGAGCGTCGGCGGACTCCCCGTCCACCCCGGGGGTCGAAGCGGACGTCGCCGAGGCGCTGGTCGGGCTGGGCTGGCCCAGCAAGGCGGCCTCCGACGCCGTCGCGGGGGTGCTCGAGCGCGGTGATGCCCCCATCCAGGACGCGGCGGCCGTGTTGCGCGCCGCACTGCAGTCGCTCGCGAGTCCCGGTCGGTGA
- the ruvB gene encoding Holliday junction branch migration DNA helicase RuvB — translation MTAVDEEALTSAEADELERAAEAALRPKRLEEFVGQRVVREQLALVLQAARSRGACADHVLLAGPPGLGKTTLAMIIASEMHASLRLTSGPAITHAGDLAAILSSVQEGDVLFIDEIHRLARPAEEMLYLAMEDFRVDVVVGKGAGATSIPLSLPRFTVVGATTRAGLLPAPLRDRFGFTGHMDFYEAADLERVIARSARLLDISLDPAAGREIARRSRGTPRIANRLLRRVRDWAQVRGNGAADEAAARAALEVFEVDPRGLDRLDRSVLHTLCVRFGGGPVGLTSIAMAVGEEPETVETVAEPYLLREGFLVRTPRGRAATALAWDHLGLRPPSAPGTQAQGTLFVDGSGAPPA, via the coding sequence GTGACGGCGGTGGACGAGGAGGCCCTCACGAGCGCCGAGGCGGACGAGCTCGAGCGTGCAGCGGAGGCCGCGCTGCGGCCCAAGCGCCTGGAGGAGTTCGTCGGCCAACGGGTGGTGCGCGAGCAACTCGCCCTCGTGCTGCAGGCGGCGCGCAGCCGCGGCGCCTGCGCGGACCACGTGCTGCTCGCCGGCCCGCCGGGTCTGGGCAAGACCACCCTCGCGATGATCATCGCGAGCGAGATGCACGCCTCGCTACGCCTCACCTCGGGTCCGGCGATCACCCATGCCGGTGACCTCGCCGCGATCCTGTCCTCCGTGCAGGAGGGCGACGTGCTGTTCATCGACGAGATCCACCGTCTGGCGCGGCCGGCGGAGGAGATGTTGTACCTGGCCATGGAGGACTTCCGGGTCGACGTGGTCGTCGGCAAGGGGGCGGGCGCCACGTCCATCCCGCTCTCGCTCCCACGATTCACGGTGGTCGGGGCGACCACGCGTGCGGGGCTGCTGCCGGCGCCACTGCGCGACAGGTTCGGCTTCACCGGCCACATGGACTTCTACGAGGCGGCCGACCTGGAGCGGGTGATCGCCCGCTCCGCCCGACTCCTGGACATCTCCCTGGACCCTGCCGCCGGTCGCGAGATCGCCCGGCGTTCCCGCGGCACACCCCGCATCGCGAACCGCCTGCTGCGACGGGTGCGGGACTGGGCGCAGGTGCGTGGGAACGGTGCGGCTGACGAGGCAGCGGCGCGAGCTGCCCTGGAGGTCTTCGAGGTGGATCCACGCGGCCTGGACCGCCTGGACCGTTCGGTGCTGCACACGCTGTGCGTCCGATTCGGTGGTGGCCCGGTCGGGTTGACCTCGATCGCCATGGCGGTCGGAGAGGAGCCGGAGACCGTCGAGACCGTGGCCGAGCCCTATCTCCTGCGGGAGGGGTTCCTCGTGCGCACGCCGCGCGGACGTGCCGCGACCGCCCTGGCGTGGGACCACCTCGGACTGCGACCGCCGTCGGCCCCCGGAACCCAGGCGCAGGGCACGCTCTTCGTGGACGGGTCCGGTGCGCCGCCCGCGTGA
- the yajC gene encoding preprotein translocase subunit YajC yields MEYTMFIFLGLALVALFFMSSRGRKQQAKQQEFRNTLNPGDEVMTSSGQLGTVHSVVGETVLIETTPGVVTRWVKAAIQAVPPQFATAESVPAQDDVIDPDDPDRRDRI; encoded by the coding sequence ATGGAATACACGATGTTCATCTTCCTGGGCCTTGCGCTCGTCGCGCTGTTCTTCATGAGCTCGCGCGGTCGTAAGCAGCAGGCCAAGCAACAGGAGTTCCGCAACACCCTGAACCCGGGGGACGAGGTCATGACCTCCTCCGGGCAACTCGGCACGGTGCACAGCGTAGTGGGGGAGACGGTGCTGATCGAGACCACCCCGGGTGTCGTGACCCGGTGGGTCAAGGCGGCGATCCAGGCCGTTCCCCCCCAGTTCGCCACGGCCGAGTCCGTCCCCGCGCAGGACGACGTGATCGACCCCGACGACCCCGATCGGCGCGACCGCATCTGA
- the secD gene encoding protein translocase subunit SecD: MARRSRAARPLYVLALLLVVMYGAVGIGVATGGEDGDASFTPGLALDLEGGTQLVLTPQTEDGSEITDEDIDQAIGIIRQRVDGSGVAEAEITSQGGSNIVVAIPGEVDAATVDLITASAQMRMRTVLYTAAPGTIDPTQVIDPDAEPEDSGEVDEDGNAITTQPTFAADQVEEAAMASADTNGDGELSDQPETEPTSPSDQAWVSEQVLYDFYMLDCTLPENRTGGSDDDLDNPLVTCSDDGSLKYILGPAELTGADLSGAQMGFETSSTGAATNIPVVSMDFTSEGGDIFEEITARISQLTSPLNQFAIVLDGRVISAPQVTTTIPGGQAQISGPTGDPFTRAEATSLANQLNFGSLPITFEVQSQEQISATLGTEQLRNGLLAGLIGLVLVVIYSFFQYRGLALVTVTSLIAAFALTYGALLLLSWAQGYRLSLAGVAGLIIAIGMTADSFIVYFERIRDEVRDGRSLSAAVDHAWLRARRTIIASDAVNFLAAVVLYFLAVGGVRGFAFTLGLTTIMDLVVVVLFTHPVMRLLIRTRFYGEGHPWSGLDPVRLGVNVAAYRGRGRMRSKPEREAAATGADTRTIAQRKADERRELEAAENNVEAPQASEPEAVSVAADAHDEHDSHDSEGGTR; the protein is encoded by the coding sequence GTGGCTCGACGTAGCAGAGCGGCACGCCCGCTGTATGTCCTCGCGCTCCTCCTCGTGGTGATGTACGGGGCCGTGGGGATCGGTGTGGCGACCGGCGGTGAGGACGGCGACGCGTCCTTCACCCCGGGGCTCGCGCTGGACCTGGAGGGTGGCACCCAACTGGTCCTCACCCCGCAGACCGAGGACGGCAGCGAGATCACCGACGAGGACATCGACCAGGCGATCGGCATCATCCGCCAGCGTGTGGACGGCTCGGGTGTGGCCGAGGCCGAGATCACCAGCCAGGGCGGATCCAACATCGTGGTGGCCATCCCCGGCGAGGTGGACGCGGCGACCGTCGACCTGATCACCGCATCCGCGCAGATGCGCATGCGCACGGTGCTGTACACGGCGGCCCCGGGCACGATCGACCCCACCCAGGTGATCGATCCGGATGCCGAGCCCGAGGACAGCGGGGAGGTGGACGAGGACGGCAACGCGATCACCACCCAGCCGACCTTCGCGGCCGACCAGGTCGAGGAGGCGGCGATGGCCAGCGCCGACACCAACGGCGACGGGGAGCTGTCCGACCAGCCGGAGACGGAGCCGACCAGCCCGTCGGACCAGGCCTGGGTCAGCGAGCAGGTGCTCTACGACTTCTACATGCTGGACTGCACCCTGCCGGAGAACCGGACCGGCGGCTCCGACGACGACCTGGACAACCCGCTGGTCACGTGCAGCGACGACGGCAGCCTGAAGTACATCCTCGGCCCGGCCGAGCTCACCGGCGCGGACCTCTCCGGAGCGCAGATGGGCTTCGAGACCTCCAGCACGGGTGCGGCCACGAACATCCCCGTCGTCTCGATGGACTTCACCAGCGAGGGTGGGGACATCTTCGAGGAGATCACCGCGCGGATCTCCCAGCTGACCTCGCCGTTGAACCAGTTCGCCATCGTGCTGGACGGGAGGGTCATCTCGGCGCCGCAGGTCACCACCACGATTCCCGGCGGCCAGGCGCAGATCAGCGGCCCCACGGGTGACCCCTTCACCCGCGCCGAGGCCACGTCCCTGGCGAACCAGCTCAACTTCGGCTCGCTGCCGATCACCTTCGAGGTGCAGTCCCAGGAGCAGATCTCCGCAACGCTCGGTACCGAGCAACTGCGCAACGGACTGCTCGCCGGCCTGATCGGCCTCGTGCTCGTGGTGATCTACTCCTTCTTCCAGTACCGCGGCCTGGCCCTGGTGACGGTCACCAGCCTGATCGCGGCGTTCGCCCTGACCTACGGCGCCCTCCTGCTGCTGTCCTGGGCGCAGGGCTATCGCCTCTCGCTGGCCGGGGTCGCGGGCCTGATCATCGCGATCGGGATGACCGCGGACTCCTTCATCGTGTACTTCGAGCGGATCCGGGACGAGGTGCGCGACGGTCGCTCGCTGTCCGCTGCCGTGGACCACGCCTGGCTGCGCGCACGGCGCACGATCATCGCCTCGGACGCGGTGAACTTCCTCGCGGCGGTGGTGCTGTACTTCCTCGCGGTCGGCGGCGTGCGCGGCTTCGCCTTCACGCTTGGACTCACCACGATCATGGACCTCGTCGTCGTGGTCCTGTTCACCCACCCGGTGATGCGCCTGCTGATCCGCACCCGCTTCTACGGTGAGGGCCACCCGTGGTCCGGTCTGGACCCGGTGCGACTGGGTGTGAACGTCGCGGCCTACCGCGGCCGTGGTCGGATGCGCTCCAAGCCGGAGCGCGAGGCCGCCGCCACCGGCGCTGACACCCGCACCATCGCCCAGCGCAAGGCGGACGAGCGCCGTGAGCTCGAGGCCGCTGAGAACAACGTCGAGGCACCACAGGCGAGCGAGCCCGAGGCGGTCTCCGTCGCGGCGGACGCCCACGACGAACACGATTCGCACGACTCCGAGGGTGGTACCCGCTGA
- the secF gene encoding protein translocase subunit SecF: MVSRFAQLGNDLYTGRRSYDFVGRLRLWLAIAGILVLLSVGLLLTRGLNAGIEFTGGSSFTISGVTSTDSAPAEEAVAEITTSHVPQVAVLGTDSVRVQTEQLTSQESEELALLLAQAYDVEPSEVTSSFVGPQWGADVTQKAVTALVVFLVLVTLVMTLYFRAWTMAAAAVLALLSDIVVTVGVYALSGFEVSPASVIGFLTILGYSLYDTVVVFDKVRENTEGILDQSRITYGEASNLAVNQTVVRSINTSVVGLLPIGSILFVGVYLLGAGTLRDIALALFIGLIVSTASSIFLAAPIEVALRGRQQRFHDHTARVLQSRRAASAGSAGSEEDPQEFRVTVSDVQDEDARVVGTVPGGHRGQAAQPRRKGR; encoded by the coding sequence ATGGTCTCCCGCTTCGCCCAGCTGGGCAACGACCTGTACACGGGCCGGCGCTCCTACGATTTCGTGGGCCGGCTGCGGCTCTGGCTCGCGATCGCGGGCATCCTGGTGCTGCTCTCGGTGGGCCTGCTCCTCACGCGGGGGTTGAACGCCGGCATCGAGTTCACCGGTGGCTCGTCCTTCACCATCTCGGGCGTCACCAGCACGGACTCCGCCCCGGCCGAGGAGGCCGTGGCCGAGATCACCACCTCGCACGTCCCGCAGGTGGCGGTGCTCGGCACCGACTCGGTGCGGGTGCAGACGGAGCAGCTGACCAGCCAGGAGTCGGAGGAGTTGGCGCTGCTGCTCGCGCAGGCCTACGACGTGGAGCCCAGTGAGGTCACCTCCTCCTTCGTGGGCCCGCAGTGGGGCGCTGACGTCACGCAGAAGGCCGTCACCGCGCTCGTGGTCTTCCTCGTGCTCGTCACGCTGGTGATGACCCTGTACTTCCGGGCGTGGACGATGGCCGCAGCGGCGGTGCTCGCCCTGTTGAGCGACATCGTGGTCACGGTCGGGGTGTATGCGCTGAGCGGGTTCGAGGTGAGCCCCGCGAGCGTCATCGGATTCCTCACGATCCTCGGGTACTCGCTCTACGACACCGTGGTGGTGTTCGACAAGGTGCGGGAGAACACCGAGGGGATCCTCGATCAGAGCCGCATCACCTATGGCGAGGCCTCCAACCTCGCGGTGAACCAGACCGTGGTGCGCTCGATCAACACCTCCGTGGTGGGTCTGCTACCGATCGGCTCGATCCTCTTCGTGGGCGTGTACCTGCTCGGAGCCGGGACGCTGCGGGACATCGCGCTCGCCCTGTTCATCGGCCTGATCGTCTCCACGGCATCCTCGATCTTCCTCGCGGCGCCGATCGAGGTGGCGCTGCGTGGACGTCAGCAGCGCTTCCACGACCACACCGCCCGGGTCCTGCAGTCCCGTCGCGCGGCCTCCGCGGGGTCCGCCGGCTCCGAGGAGGACCCACAGGAGTTCCGCGTCACGGTCTCCGACGTGCAGGACGAGGATGCCCGCGTGGTGGGAACCGTGCCCGGGGGGCACCGCGGTCAGGCCGCCCAGCCGCGTCGCAAGGGGCGCTGA